In the genome of Sebastes umbrosus isolate fSebUmb1 chromosome 14, fSebUmb1.pri, whole genome shotgun sequence, one region contains:
- the tex2 gene encoding testis-expressed protein 2 — MSSQGSSSRGSGQHADTPPPRHAPGPKLQVQRSLSRDTITIHFSALGKEEDDEDEELYGVGSAGAKLDIDGAGGLQGLEASRVDEQSVATALEAKEELLFESAGVETSSGAAVLPVSSTTLSVQPSDPMTIIPTSTQPHLSSTPPASSSWPSDRPSANPPSTSSSSSSPCKSAAPSSSKPFLSLVRSLSNEVESRDTSPAPTTVAPSHARHRHLMKSFVNSFSTDTSKAEHQEGPLHHYLHHPPHQQQQQVQPSQRPPPRNMQLFKQFSQPRLCSSPVIVTKAGGDSKTAPSSPIMSPDGRSFFKVQEVEARIEDTKRRLSEVMSDPLQLFSKIMGDESGVGAVGSAAHRAKSLSSSASELSGAAAVNGHTEGNNNYSIKEEDGAEEEETPTGKGPDSVFFSFPSLAPAPALTQASSSTFPKSPSLTLGRCSMSALVARQEDEDFCELYSEDFELCTDTETPDGDRPGSRQPHTGSTGLCSELDTEEEEREEEEEEEEEEEEELESVPVTGLIFLAQLVYWYIVLPVPPYVCAVVHGIVAGFMLALLVLWLSSPRRSSSGTRRGRRRIEHWNVAQLDIKEPGTFKGWMNEIYSYDPEMYHATLTHSVYVRLEGSVLRLSKPNRNISRRATHNEPKPDVTYISQKIYDLTDSKIYLVPQSLARKRVWNKKYPICIELAKQEDFMSKAQGEKPEAGEEKVTGPSEKLERTDKCEKVEVSGSAEEPKRPTSGGGDLTVYLFGRTGREKEEWFRRFLLASRLKSEGRGGILPGICKSAFLPSHSRSSSTQSGGGPEADSRSSSRGSLEELPQSRHREASSAPSCGSAGGMRQKMLLDYNVYMAKYVNPQAPQRSPTATDSPGPSPESSPKTTKKIRRSSEETVEPEAWVNAFVGRMFWDFLGEKYWANVVSKKIQMKLSKIRLPYVMNELTLTELDMGFSIPKILHASKPSVDHQGLWFDLEVSYTGSFLMTLETKMNLARLGKEGEGLGEHGKEWPRTYCLADSDEESSSAGSSDEEDPPELLSDKAILPGAEGYVGGHRPSKIMRFVDKIAKSKYFQKATETEFIKKKMEEVSNTPLLLTVEVQEFRGTLAVNIPPPPTDRIWYGFRSPPHLELKARPKLGEREVTLVHITDWIEKKLDQEFQKIFVMPNMDDVWLPIMHSAMDTRSNANLVTVTNDALKDPEPEESEVSDM; from the exons ATGAGCAGtcagggcagcagcagcaggggaagTGGCCAGCATGCTGACACTCCTCCCCCTCGTCACGCCCCCGGACCCAAGCTGCAGGTGCAGCGCTCCCTCTCCCGTGACACCATCACCATCCACTTCTCTGCTCTGGGGAAAGAGGAAGACGACGAGGATGAGGAGCTCTACGGTGTCGGATCCGCCGGGGCTAAGTTGGACATCGATGGTGCAGGGGGACTTCAAGGTCTAGAAGCTTCGAGGGTGGACGAGCAGTCTGTCGCCACAGCCTTGGAGGCGAAAGAGGAGCTGCTGTTTGAATCCGCCGGTGTGGAGACGTCCTCTGGAGCTGCTGTGCTCCCTGTTTCATCCACCACCCTGTCTGTGCAGCCCTCAGACCCCATGACTATTATCCCCACCTCCACGCAACCCCACCTGAGCTCCACCCCTCCTGCCAGCTCCTCCTGGCCCTCTGACCGACCCTCAGCCAATCCCCCGTCCACgagctccagctcctcctccccttGTAAGTCAGCGGCGCCGTCCTCCTCCAAGCCGTTCCTCAGCCTGGTCAGGTCCTTGTCCAATGAAGTTGAGTCTCGAGACACCTCTCCGGCGCCCACCACTGTTGCGCCGTCGCACGCACGGCACCGCCACTTAATGAAATCTTTTGTCAACTCTTTCTCCACGGACACCTCGAAGGCCGAACATCAGGAGGGGCCTCTTCATCACTATCTCCATCACCCccctcatcagcagcagcagcaagtgcAGCCGTCCCAGCGGCCTCCGCCTCGCAACATGCAGCTCTTCAAACAGTTCTCCCAGCCTCGCTTGTGCTCCAGCCCCGTCATTGTCACGAAAGCAGGTGGAGACTCCAAAACAGCCCCCTCGTCCCCCATCATGTCCCCGGATGGCAGGTCTTTCTTCAAGGTCCAAGAGGTGGAGGCCAGGATAGAGGACACCAAGCGCCGGCTGTCGGAGGTGATGTCGGACCCCCTGCAGCTTTTTAGTAAGATCATGGGGGATGAGTCTGGCGTGGGAGCCGTTGGAAGTGCCGCTCATCGTGCCAAATCGCTGTCCTCCAGTGCGTCAGAGCTCAGCGGAGCGGCGGCGGTAAACGGACACACAGAAGGTAACAACAATTATAGCATCAAGGAGGAGGACGGGGCGGAAGAGGAAGAAACCCCCACGGGCAAGGGCCCGGATtctgttttcttctccttcCCATCACTTGCACCAGCCCCGGCTCTCACCCAGGCCTCCTCATCCACTTTCCCCaagtctccctctctcactctggGCCGCTGCTCCATGTCGGCCCTGGTAGCCCGACAGGAAGACGAGGACTTCTGTGAACTGTACAGTGAAGACTTTGAGTTGTGCACCGATACAGAAACACCAGACGGGGATCGACCCGGGTCCCGGCAGCCCCATACTGGTAGTACTGGGTTGTGTAGTGAACTCgacacggaggaggaggagagagaggaggaagaggaggaggaggaggaggaggaggaggagttggagAGCGTGCCTGTGACTGGCCTCATCTTCCTTGCACAGTTGGTGTACTGGTATATAGTCCTTCCAGTGCCACCATATGTATGTGCGGTGGTGCATGGGATAGTGGCTGGGTTCATGCTGGCCTTGCTGGTCCTCTGGCTGTCCTCTCCTCGACGCTCCTCATCAGGGACGAGGAGAGGGAGGCGAAGGATAGAGCACTGGAATGTGGCCCAGCTGGATATCAAAGAACCGGGAACCTTCAAG GGCTGGATGAATGAGATCTACAGCTACGACCCGGAGATGTACCACGCCACCCTGACCCACTCTGTTTACGTCCGCCTAGAGGGCTCCGTCCTGCGTCTGTCCAAGCCCAACCGCAACATCTCCCGCCGCGCCACGCACAACGAGCCCAAACCCGACGTCACCTACATCAGCCAGAAGATCTACGACCTCACGGACAGCAAG ATCTACCTGGTGCCCCAAAGCTTGGCCAGGAAGAGAGTTTGGAACAAGAAGTACCCCATTTGCATTGAGCTGGCCAAGCAGGAGGACTTCATGTCCAAGGCCCAGGGAGAGAAGCCCGAAGCCGGGGAGGAGAAAGTAACGGGGCCGAGTGAGAAGCTGGAGAGAACGGACAAATGCGAGAAAGTCGAGGTATCGGGATCAGCGGAGGAACCCAAGAGACCGACCTCTGGAGGGGGGGATCTGACAGTCTACCTGTTCGGGAGGACGGGTCGGGAAAAGGAAGAGTGGTTCCGGAGATTTCTCCTGGCATCCCGGTTGAAGTCAGAGGGGAGAGGTGGCATTCTGCCTGGCATCTGCAAGAGTG CCTTCTTGCCCTCCcacagccgcagcagcagcacccaGTCTGGCGGAGGCCCGGAGGCCgacagcaggagcagcagccgGGGGAGCCTGGAGGAGCTGCCTCAGTCTCGGCACAGAGAGGCATCCTCTGCTCCCTCCTGTGGCTCCGCTGGAGGGATGAGGCAGAAGATGCTGTTGGATTATAATGTCTACATGGCCAAATACGTCAACCCCCAGGCGCCGCAGAGAAGCCCGACTGCCACCGACAGCCCCGGACCCAGCCCCGAGAGCAGCCCCAAAACTACGAAAAAG ATCCGCAGGAGTTCAGAGGAGACCGTGGAGCCCGAGGCCTGGGTCAACGCCTTTGTGGGAAGGATGTTCTGGGACTTCCTGGGAGAGAAATACTGGGCCAATGTTGTCTCCAAAAAGATCCAGATGAAGCTCAGTAAGATCAGG CTGCCGTATGTTATGAACGAGCTGACTCTGACCGAGCTAGACATGGGCTTTTCCATTCCTAAGATCCTCCATGCCTCCAAACCCTCTGTGGACCACCAAG GTCTGTGGTTTGATCTGGAGGTCTCCTACACGGGCTCCTTCCTCATGACGCTAGAGACCAAGATGAACCTGGCCCGTCTGGGGAAGGAGGGCGAGGGGCTCGGCGAGCACGGAAAGGAGTG GCCGCGGACATACTGTCTGGCAGACAGCGATGAGGAGTCGTCCAGCGCCGGCTCGTCGGACGAGGAGGATCCCCCTGAACTCCTCAGTGACAAAGCCATTCTTCCTGGAGCCGAGGG CTACGTGGGAGGCCACAGGCCCAGCAAGATCATGCGCTTTGTGGACAAGATAGCCAAGTCGAAGTACTTCCAGAAGGCCACAGAGACGGAGTTCattaagaagaagatggaggaggTGTCCAACACGCCCCTGCTGCTCACCGTGGAGGTGCAGGAGTTCCGCGGGACGCTGGCTGTCAACATCCCGCCTCCCCCCACGGACAGGATATG GTACGGTTTCCGGAGTCCGCCTCACCTCGAGCTGAAAGCGCGGCCTAAACTGGGTGAGAGGGAGGTCACTTTAGTCCACATTACGGACTGGATTGAGAAGAAACTGGACCAGGAATTCCAG AAAATATTCGTGATGCCAAACATGGATGACGTGTGGCTACCCATAATGCACTCTGCCATGGACACACGTTCAAATGCCAACTTGGTTACTGTGACAAACGATGCCTTGAAGGACCCAGAACCCGAGGAGTCTGAGGTCTCCGACATGTGA